One window from the genome of Sphingomicrobium arenosum encodes:
- the groL gene encoding chaperonin GroEL (60 kDa chaperone family; promotes refolding of misfolded polypeptides especially under stressful conditions; forms two stacked rings of heptamers to form a barrel-shaped 14mer; ends can be capped by GroES; misfolded proteins enter the barrel where they are refolded when GroES binds) → MAAKDVKFGRDARERILKGVDILADAVKVTLGPKGRNVVIEKSFGAPRITKDGVSVAKEIELKDKFENMGAQMLREVASKTNDLAGDGTTTATVLAQSIVREGMKSVAAGMNPMDLKRGIDLAVTKVVEDLKGRSKPVSGSEEVAQVGIISANGDREVGEKIAEAMDKVGKEGVITVEEAKGLEFELDVVEGMQFDRGYLSPYFITDPEKMQVELNDPYILIHEKKLSNLQAMLPILEAAVQSGRPLLIIAEDIEGEALATLVVNKLRGGLKVAAVKAPGFGDRRKAMLEDIAILTGGEMISEDLGIKLENVNLNMLGTAKRVTIDKDNTTIVDGAGAKDAIDARTGAIRQQIENTTSDYDREKLQERLAKLAGGVAVIKVGGATEVEVKERKDRVDDALHATRAAVEEGIVPGGGTALLYATKALDGLSGANDDQTRGIDIIRRALQAPVRQIASNAGFDGAVVAGKLIDGNDETLGFNAANDTYENLVSAGVVDPTKVVRTALQDAASVAGLLITTEATVADLPSDDKAGGGMPGGMGGMGGMGGMDF, encoded by the coding sequence ATGGCTGCCAAAGACGTGAAATTCGGGCGTGACGCTCGTGAACGCATCCTCAAGGGCGTCGACATTCTCGCCGACGCCGTGAAAGTGACGCTCGGCCCCAAGGGTCGCAACGTCGTCATCGAAAAGAGCTTCGGCGCGCCGCGCATCACCAAGGACGGTGTCTCGGTCGCCAAGGAAATCGAGCTCAAGGACAAGTTCGAGAACATGGGCGCGCAGATGCTGCGCGAAGTGGCCTCGAAGACCAACGACCTCGCCGGTGACGGCACCACCACCGCGACCGTGCTGGCGCAGTCGATCGTGCGCGAAGGCATGAAGTCGGTCGCCGCGGGCATGAATCCGATGGATCTCAAGCGCGGCATCGACCTCGCGGTCACCAAGGTCGTCGAAGACCTCAAGGGCCGTTCCAAGCCGGTTTCGGGCAGCGAAGAAGTCGCGCAGGTCGGCATCATCTCGGCCAATGGCGATCGTGAAGTCGGCGAGAAGATCGCCGAAGCGATGGACAAGGTCGGCAAGGAAGGCGTGATCACCGTCGAGGAAGCCAAGGGCCTCGAGTTCGAACTCGACGTCGTCGAAGGCATGCAGTTCGACCGTGGCTACCTGTCGCCCTACTTCATCACCGATCCCGAGAAGATGCAGGTCGAACTGAACGACCCCTACATCCTCATCCACGAGAAGAAGCTCTCGAACCTGCAGGCGATGCTCCCGATCCTCGAAGCGGCCGTCCAGTCGGGTCGTCCGCTCCTGATCATCGCGGAAGACATCGAAGGCGAAGCGCTCGCGACCCTCGTCGTCAACAAGCTGCGCGGCGGCCTCAAGGTCGCGGCCGTCAAGGCGCCGGGCTTCGGTGATCGTCGCAAGGCGATGCTCGAAGACATCGCCATCCTGACGGGCGGCGAGATGATCTCGGAAGACCTCGGCATCAAGCTCGAGAACGTGAACCTCAACATGCTCGGCACCGCCAAGCGCGTCACCATCGACAAGGACAACACGACCATCGTCGACGGCGCGGGTGCCAAGGACGCGATCGACGCGCGTACCGGCGCGATCCGCCAGCAGATTGAGAATACCACCAGCGACTATGACCGCGAGAAGCTCCAGGAGCGCCTCGCCAAGCTCGCCGGCGGCGTTGCCGTGATCAAGGTCGGCGGTGCCACCGAGGTCGAAGTGAAGGAGCGCAAGGATCGCGTCGACGACGCGCTGCATGCGACCCGCGCCGCCGTTGAAGAAGGCATCGTCCCGGGCGGCGGTACCGCGCTGCTCTACGCCACCAAGGCCCTCGACGGCCTCTCGGGCGCCAATGACGACCAGACCCGCGGTATCGACATCATCCGTCGCGCGCTGCAGGCGCCGGTTCGTCAGATTGCCTCGAATGCGGGCTTCGACGGCGCCGTCGTCGCGGGCAAGCTGATCGACGGCAATGACGAGACGCTGGGCTTCAACGCTGCCAACGACACCTACGAGAACCTCGTCTCGGCCGGTGTCGTCGACCCCACCAAGGTCGTGCGCACCGCGCTGCAGGACGCCGCCTCGGTCGCGGGCCTGCTGATCACCACCGAAGCCACCGTCGCCGACCTGCCGAGCGACGACAAGGCCGGTGGCGGCATGCCCGGTGGCATGGGCGGCATGGGCGGCATGGGCGGCATGGACTTCTAA
- the groES gene encoding co-chaperone GroES: protein MGFKPLHDRVLVRRVEADEKTAGGIIIPDSAKEKPQEGEVVAVGSGLKTEDGKVTPLDVKAGDKILFGKWSGTEVKIDGEDLIIMKESDILGIVS, encoded by the coding sequence ATGGGTTTCAAACCGCTTCACGACCGTGTCCTCGTCCGCCGTGTCGAGGCCGATGAAAAGACCGCCGGCGGGATCATCATCCCCGACAGCGCAAAGGAAAAGCCGCAGGAAGGCGAAGTCGTCGCCGTCGGCTCGGGGCTGAAGACCGAGGACGGCAAGGTGACGCCGCTGGACGTCAAGGCCGGCGACAAGATCCTGTTCGGCAAATGGTCGGGCACCGAGGTCAAGATCGACGGTGAAGACCTCATCATCATGAAGGAAAGCGACATCCTCGGGATCGTCAGCTGA
- a CDS encoding MATE family efflux transporter: MSAVPVTPTAHPWRHELKATLRLAWPLILSNLTMASINATDVWLMGQVGPKAIAGVALAVNLYFAFSLVALGLVTAASPMMASALGRKLKSVTDVRRSFRQSVWLVFTYVLPFWLVMWNAQGIIIALGQDPELAAIAQTFLRGYMWSLFPFLFFNTLRNFVAALERPGWVLVMSVAGVLLNAFFGYGLIFGAFGLPELGVLGGGIAGTITWSILAAMLSLVVVRDRQFRRFHLFGRFWKADWPRYREMWRLGLPIGLALGFEGGVFSAAAYLMGLIGEQELAAHSVALQIAALSFMVPWGISQATTVRTGIMYGRQDHDGIGRAGWTGWALAVGFMGMMAIVLLTFPRELITIFLEDSAENAPVIALGVAYLGVAAIFQLVDGAQVAGAGALRGIHDTKVPMIYTFLGYWVIGIGVGVWLAFTQGWDGIGIWTGLAIGLAIVAVLMAWRWSRREALGLTRDDPSKKISA; the protein is encoded by the coding sequence ATGTCCGCCGTTCCCGTCACCCCGACAGCGCATCCGTGGCGCCATGAACTGAAGGCCACGCTGCGGCTCGCCTGGCCGCTCATTCTGTCGAACCTCACCATGGCCTCGATCAACGCGACCGACGTGTGGCTGATGGGGCAGGTGGGGCCAAAGGCGATCGCGGGCGTGGCGCTGGCGGTGAACCTCTATTTCGCCTTCTCGCTCGTCGCGCTGGGCCTCGTCACCGCCGCCTCGCCGATGATGGCGAGCGCGCTGGGCCGAAAGCTGAAGAGCGTGACCGACGTGCGGCGCAGCTTTCGCCAGTCGGTATGGCTTGTCTTCACCTATGTCCTGCCCTTCTGGCTCGTCATGTGGAATGCGCAAGGCATCATCATCGCACTGGGGCAGGATCCCGAGCTGGCGGCCATCGCCCAGACCTTCCTGCGCGGCTATATGTGGTCGCTCTTTCCCTTCCTCTTCTTCAACACATTGAGGAATTTCGTTGCCGCGCTCGAGCGCCCGGGCTGGGTGCTGGTGATGAGCGTGGCGGGCGTGCTCCTCAATGCCTTCTTCGGCTACGGCCTCATCTTCGGCGCCTTCGGCCTGCCCGAACTGGGCGTGCTCGGCGGCGGCATCGCGGGGACCATCACCTGGTCGATCCTCGCCGCGATGCTCAGCCTCGTGGTCGTGCGCGACCGCCAGTTTCGCCGTTTCCACCTGTTCGGGCGCTTCTGGAAAGCCGATTGGCCGCGCTATCGCGAAATGTGGCGCCTCGGCCTGCCCATCGGCCTCGCGCTGGGGTTCGAGGGCGGAGTTTTTTCGGCCGCCGCCTATCTCATGGGCCTCATCGGCGAACAGGAACTGGCGGCGCATTCGGTCGCGCTCCAGATCGCCGCTTTGTCCTTCATGGTCCCCTGGGGGATCAGCCAGGCGACGACCGTGCGCACCGGCATCATGTATGGGCGGCAGGACCATGACGGCATCGGCCGCGCCGGCTGGACCGGCTGGGCGCTGGCGGTCGGCTTCATGGGGATGATGGCGATCGTCCTGCTGACCTTCCCGCGCGAGCTCATCACCATCTTCCTCGAGGACAGCGCCGAAAACGCGCCGGTCATCGCCTTGGGCGTCGCCTATCTCGGTGTCGCCGCCATCTTCCAGCTGGTCGACGGGGCGCAGGTCGCGGGCGCAGGCGCGCTGCGCGGCATCCACGACACCAAGGTGCCGATGATCTACACCTTCCTCGGCTATTGGGTGATCGGTATCGGCGTCGGCGTCTGGCTCGCCTTCACCCAGGGCTGGGACGGCATCGGCATCTGGACCGGCCTCGCCATCGGCCTCGCCATCGTCGCCGTGCTCATGGCCTGGCGCTGGTCGCGCCGCGAGGCGTTGGGGCTGACCCGGGACGACCCGAGCAAAAAAATCTCCGCCTGA